DNA from Deinobacterium chartae:
GGGCGCGGTGCCATCGCGCAGTCGTGTAACACCTGGTACTACCAGGCCTCGATCGACGCGGGCACCCTGACCTTCTCGGACATCATCGCTGACCGCGCGCGCGAATTCGGCTTCGGGTCCCCCACCGGGCTTGAACTGATCGGTGAAAAAGGCGGACTGGTGCAGAGCGCGCGCGACTTCAAGGCCCGTAACCAGCCCTGGTACCCGGGCGAGACCCTCAACTACTCGATCGGGCAGGGCGCGCTGCTGGTGACCCCTGCGCAGATTGCGCTGTCCCTCTCGACCATCGTGAACGAGGGCAAGAAGCGCCCGCTGACCCTGCTCAAGTCGGTAGCCGGCAGGCCGGTACCGCGCAAGCCCGCCGTGCAGGTGCCCGGCCAGACCAAGTACTGGAAGCTGACCAAAGAGGGCATGGAGTGGACCGTCTCACGCGGCACCTCCAAGCACGTGCTGGGGCCGGACCTGTTTCCCGTCCGCACCGCGGGCAAGACCGGCACGGCCCAGACCGGACGCCGCGCAGGCTACGAGCACTCCTGGTACGAAGGTTACGGTCCGGTAGGCAACCCCAACCTGCTGGTGGTGGCCTTCTTCGAGTACGGCGGCGAAGGCTCGGGCGTCGCGCTGCCGGCGGTCAAGAAGGTCATGGCCGCCTACTGGGACATCCCGCTCGACAAAGACGGCCACGTGATCCGGGAAGAGCACGCCACGCGCTGAGGCCCGGCCCCTCCGGCGGCCCGGGGTCAAAAACAAAAACAACTGCGTCGGAGCGTGCTTTTCCAAAGGTGCCCCACCGCAGGTTAGGCCAGACCCTGCGCCCGCAGGTTTTGCCCTATAATCAAAAATCGCTCAGGAACCCCGAGGTTTCGCAATAAAAACCGCGCCGTTCCACACGGGTTGACTCGGGAATGACAAACGAAATCTGGCCGCAGGCCTGTGCCGATCTTGAGGGAAGCCTCGAGGCGGTGAGGAGGTGGGTATGTTGAACATGAACGACCGCCAGGGACGCGAGCTTTCCAGCGAGGTCGACGTCGACCTGCGCGGCATCCGCAAGGACTTCGACGGCCAGCCGGCACTGCGCGGCATCGACCTCGAGATCCGGCGCGGCGAGTTTTTCTCGCTGCTGGGACCGTCAGGCTGCGGTAAGACCACGCTGCTGCGCATCCTGGCCGGTTTCGAGCAGGCCGACACGGGCACGGTCCGCATCCGTGGCAAGGACGTCTCGCAGCTGCCGCCCAACCGCCGCAACGTCAACACCGTGTTCCAGAGCTACGCGCTGTTTCCGCACATGAGCGTGGAGGACAACGTGGCCTTCGGGCTGCGGATGCGCGGCGTACCCAGGGCCCAGCAGCTCAGCCGGGTGCGCGCGGCCCTCGAGCTGGTCGAGATCGAACCGCTGCGCACGCGCATGCCCGCCGAGCTCTCGGGCGGCCAGCGCCAGCGCGTGGCGCTGGCCCGCGCGCTGGTCAACGAGCCCGAGGTGTTGCTGCTCGACGAGCCGCTCTCGGCGCTCGACGCCCGATTGCGCAAGAGCTTGCAGGTGCAGCTGATGAACCTGCAACAGCGCCTGGGCATCACCTTCATCTTCGTGACCCACGACCAGGAAGAAGCGCTGGTCACCTCGGACCGCATCGCGGTCATGCGTGCCGGACGCATCGAGCAGATCGGCCCGGCGCACGAGGTGTACGAGAACCCGCGCACCTCCTTTGTCGCCGAGTTCCTGGGCTCGAGCAACTTCCTCGAGGCGACCACCGCCGAAGGACGGCGGGTGCGCAGCCCCCTCGGCGAGCTCGAGCTGCTCGAGGCCCCCGCGCGCAGCGGCGAACTGCTGCTCACCGTGCGCCCCGAGAAGATCCAGCTCTCCAGCAGCGGCTTCGGAAGCGCGCCCAACCAGCTGCCCGCCACGGTCACCGACGTGATCTACACCGGAGAGATGGACAAGTACGTCCTCGATATCGCCGGGCACACCGTGTACGCCTCGGACATCAACGCGGACAAGGAAGACGAGGGCTGGGAGGTGGGCTCACGGCTGATTGCCCACCTGCCCCCGCGCAGCCTGGTGGTCCTCGAGGGAGGTCGCGCCGGGGCCGCCGAGGCGATGCTGTGAGCGCGGCCTCGAGGGCATCCGAACCGTCTGGGCCCGTGCGCCCGCGCGCACAGACGCGCTCGGTCCTGCTTACGGTGGGGCCAGCGATCGGGTGGATCGGGCTGTTCCTGGTCATCCCCGGCGTGGTCCTGCTGCTCTACAGCTTTTTGTCCATCGACGACATCGGGCGGGTGGTGCCGCCCCTGACCCTGGAGAACTACGGTCGGCTGATCGCCTGGGGACCGCTGGGCATCAACTTCGTGTACTGGGAGATCTTGGGCCGCTCGCTGTGGGTGGCGCTCGTCACCACGGTGCTGTGCGTGCTGCTCGCGTTCCCGGTGGCCTTCTTCATCGCCGCGCAACGCCCCTCGGCGCGCCCGCTGTGGCTTACGCTGCTGGTCATTCCGTTCTGGACCAACCTGGTGATCCGGGCCTACGCCTGGATGTTTCTGCTGGCCCCCTCCTCGCCCATCACCCAGGCGGCCGCTGCCCTGGGCCTGGTGGAGCGCGGGGCCGCCCTGTACCCCAGCGACTTCGCGGTGTACATCGGGATGGTCTCGACCTTTTTGCCGTTCATGGCGCTGCCGCTGTACACCGCCGTGGAGCGCATCGACTGGTCGCTGGCCGAGGCGGCCGCCGACCTGTACGCGGGCCGCTGGCAGGCCTTCTGGGCCGCGGTGTTTCCGCAGACCGTACCCGGGCTGGTGGCCGGCGTGATTCTGGTGACCATTCCGGCCACGGGCATGTTCGTGGTCTCGGACCTGCTGGGCGGCGGCAAGACCATGCTGCTGGGCAACGTGATCCAGCAGGAATTCGGCACCTCGAACGACTACCCCTTCGGGGCGGCCCTCTCCTTCTTGGTGATGGGCCTGACCCTGCTGGGCCTGGGGCTGTACGCCCGCATCGCCGGACGCAGGGCCCTCTCGGGCGTGGGAGACCTGCTGTGAGGCGCACCTCTACCGGACTGAAACTCCTCACCGCGCTGGTGTTCGTGTTCCTGTACCTGCCGCTGGGTGCGGTGGCCCTGTTCTCGTTCAACGACTCGCAGTACTCGGTCGCGTGGCAGGGCTTCACCACCCGCTGGTACGGTGAGATGCTCCAGAACGAGGCGATCTTGAACGCCGTGGGGAACACGGTCGTTCTGGCCGTATCCTCCACGGTGATCGCGACCCTGCTGGGCACCCTGCTGGCCTTCGGTCTGGCACGCTACCGCTTCCGCGCCAAGCCGCTGGTGCAGTCGGCCCTGTTCCTGCCGATCATCACGCCGGACATCGTGATAGCACTCTCCCTGCTGCTGTTTTACAAGTTCGTGCGCCAGTACACCGGCCTGTTCGAGCTCGGCATGACCACCATGATCATCGCGCACGTCACCTTCCAAGTCGCTTTCGTGACCGTGGTGGTGCGCAGCCGCCTCGCGCTGCTCGACCCGGCCCTCGAGGAGGCCGCCCGCGACCTGTACGCCAGCTCCTGGCAGAACTTCCGCTACGTCACGCTGCCGCTGATGACCCCGGGCATCCTGGCCGGCGCGCTGCTGGCCTTCACGCTGTCGGTCGACGATTTCGTGATCTCGTTTTTCACCTCGGGTACGGGCAGCACCACCTTGCCGATCCTGATCTACACCTCGGTGCGGCGCGGCATCACCCCGGACATCAACGCCATCTCGACCGTCATCATCGCCGTGACCATCGTGCTGGTCTTCGCCGCCAACTACGCAGCCTCGAGGAGGAAACCCGCTTGAAACGCCCGAAGCTCAAATGGGGGCTGGCGGCCCTGCTGCTGGCCAGCCTGGCCGGGGCGCAGAGCCCCAAACCGCAGGCCGATGACCGCACGCTGTACCTGTACATCTGGTCCGAGTACATCGACGACGCCATCGTGGAGGACTTCGAGAAGAAGTTTGGCGTTAACGTGGTGATCGACCTGTACGAGTCGAACGAGGACATGCTGGCCAAGCTGCTCGGCGGTGGGGTGAGCCAGTATGACCTGGTCGTTCCCAGCGATTACGCCATTCCCGCCATGATCCAGCAGAAGCTGCTCGCCCCGCTCGAGCACCACAAACTCCCGAACTTCAAGAACCTCGATCCCAAGTTCGTGAACCCGCCGTTTGACCCGGGCAACCGCTACTCGATTCCCTACCAGTGGGGCACCCAGGGACTGGCTTACCGCGCCGACCTGGTCCAGGACCTGCCCCGGTCGTGGGGTGTGCTGTTCGACCCCGAGCTGCAGCAGGGACCGTTCGTCCTGAACGACACCATGCGCGACACCATGGGTTCGGCGGCCATCTACCTGGGCTATTCGGTGAACACCACCGACCCGGACGAACTGCGCGACATCGAACGCCTGCTCAGGGCCACCACCCCGCGCGCCCACTCGTTCGTAGGCGGCGTGGGCGGCAAGAACCAGCTGCTGGCCGGGGTCGCCACCGTGGCGATGGTGTACGCCGGAGACGCCCTCAAAGCTGCCGAGGAGAACGAGAACATCCGCTACTTCGTGCCCGACGAGGGCGGCATCGTGTGGGTGGACAACATCGCCATCACCGCCGGAGCGCGTCACAAGGACCTCGCGCACGCCTTTATCAACTACCTGCTCGAGGCGGACGTGGGGGCGAGGCTGTCCGAATACAACTGGTACGCCTCGCCCAACCGGGCCTCACTGCCCCTGATCGATCCCGAACTGCGCGAGGACGAGTCGGTGTTCCCCAGCCCCGAACTGATGAAGAAGCTGCAGTTCCAGGAGGACATCGGCAAGCAGCGCCGCCTGTGGGACACGGTCTGGACCAACATCAAGAACTGAGCGCCTCGAGGTGCGGCTCCGCGTCCCAAAGGCGCGGAGCCCACTTTTTCGTCGTCCGGTCCTGCGGCTAGCGCTTGCGCGCGTCCACGATCAGGAATTTCGGGTTCGTGGCAATGACGTGGCCATTTCCGAAGATCCGCCGCAGTTCCTGCGGGTACCCCAGGTGCGCGTTGCCGATGACCCGCAGCAGCCCGCCCGGCCTCAGGGCGCGGTGCGCGTCCGAGAACATCTGCCGCGCGATAAAGTCGCCGACCGTGGTTCCCTGGTGAAACGGCGGGTTGCACAGCACCAGATCGAGCGACTGCGGCGGTCCGTCCTCGTAGCAGTTGGTCCAGACAAAATCGGCCCCGGCGGGATCCCCGGGAAAGTGCCGGGCGAAGTTCGCACGCGCACTCAGGACCGCCATGTACGAGTCGTCGCTGAAGATCACACGCGCCGCCGGATTTTGCTGTTTGGCCCGCACCCCCACCGCGCCGTTGGCGCATCCCAGGTCGAGGATGGTTTCAAAGTTTCCAGCGGGAAGGTGCTCCAGAAAAAAGCGCGTTCCGATGTCGAGCTTTTCGCGGCTGAACAGGTTCGAGTGGTGCACAAAGGGCAGGTCGAAGCCCTCGAGGGAAACGCTGCGCGGATGGGGCGAGGCGGTCGGTTCGCGCTGAAAGTCCGCAAAGATCAAGCGGGCCTTCTTGTGGGCCAAGCTGGTGCGGGTCTCGCCGATGATGCGGCCGATCAGCTCGAAAGCCCCCCTGGACTGGTGCTTGACCATGACCCCGCACACCAGCCGGGAGGCCGGGTGCAGGTGCGAGCTCAGGCGGCACAGCAGGTCCTCGAGGAACGACAGGTTTTTGGGCGGGCGCAGCAGCACCAGGTCGTACGTGCCCGACAGGTCCGACAGGTCATGAATCAGCCGCACGGCGCCCTGGCCCGGGTTTCGCTGCAGGTTCAGGCCAATCGCCTGCATGCCGACAAACGAGTCCGTGTAGGTGGTCACGTCGAAGTCCCGCAGCGCACAGCTCAGGGCTCCAAAGGCGTCGTTCAGGATCAGCACGCGCCGCCCCTCGAGATCTACGGGCTGCAGGTGCTGCAAGATCAGTTCGTCCGCGCTGTCCCAGGCCTGAAGCTGTTCGTTGCGGCGCAGCGGATAACGCCTCAGCTCGAGGTCTCCCCCTCCGGGCACGTGCAGCGTGGTGTTCATGCGTCTTTCCTGCCCTTCCGCTCTGCCGACCCGCACGCCCCTCCCGGGCTGGCGGCCAGCTTCCGATCACAGCCGGTTACTTTCTCAGCTTCAGCCGTTCTTGCACCGCCAGCTTATCGACCCGCTCGTTGTACGCGTGCCCGCTGTGTCCCCGCACCCATACGAAGTGCAGCGCGTGCTTGCGGGCCAGCTCGATCAGCTCCTCCCACAGGTCCTGGTTCTTGACCGGCTCCTTGGAGGCGGTTTTCCAACCGTTTTGCTGCCAGTTGAGGATCCAGCGGTCGGTGAAGGCCTTGCGCAGGTACTGGCTGTCGGTGACCACCAAAACCGTGCAGGGGCGCTTGAGCGCGCGCAGTCCGGCGATCAGGCCCATCAGCTCCATGCGGTTGTTGGTGGTGCCGGATTCGTGGCCCGAGAGTTCGAGCTCGCGGTCGCCGTAGCGCAAGATGGTGGCCCAGCCGCCGTGGCCCTTGGTGGTATCACAGGCACCGTCGCTGTAAAGCCAGACCGTCTGCCCCTGCGGGGGAACTGGGGGCTGAATGCAGCCCGCAACGGACTGGGAGGGAAGCGTGGTCACGTGCAAAGGATAGCAGACCGGACGCACCGCGGGTTCCCGGGCCGCCTCTAAACACCGGCACCCCGCTCCCGCTGCGCGAACGCAGGCGGCGGGGTACCGGTATCCGGCCACCAGGGCCGGGTCCTCGAGGAGATCTTAGAGCTCGCCCTTGAGGGTGGTCGCAACCTTGAAGCGGATCTTCTTGCCCGCCGGGATGGTGATGCGGTCGGTGGTGCCGGGGCGCACGCCGCTACGCTCCTTGGTCTCGGTAACGCTGAAGGTACCGAGGCCAGGCAGGCCGACGCTCTGGCCCTTGCGCAGCGCCTCGACGATCGAGTCCAGCACGGCGCTGACGGCCTCGCTGGCCTGCTTCTTGGAGAGGTTGGTCTTGTCGGCGACGAGATCGATCAGCTGGGTCTTCGCAATTTTGTCTGCCATGATCTGCTCCTTTTGTAAGCACCCTCTGCCCTGCGGGCAGGGGTGGCATGGGCCGCCGCGCACCCCGGGGGCGCGCCCAGAGCGTGCAAAACGCGTCTGGAATGGCCTGCGGGCTCACCATAGCACAGTTTTTTGCGGCTTGGAAGCACCCCTGGCCGATTAAAATCGCGATTGGCACGCAACTTCTTAATTTCCAGGCGCGTAAGAGGAAGTATGAACGAGCCGTACCGCATCGAACCCGAGGACCGGACCATGGTGATCATCAACCACCTTTCTCCGCTGCTGGTGTGGATTTTTCCCGCCATTCCGGTGGGGAATGTGATCGGAGCGCTGGGGGCTTGGCTGCTGACCCGCGACCGTTCCCCGGTGGTGGATCTCCAGGGCAAGCAAGTGGTGAATTTCCAGCTGTCCTTGACCCTGTACTTCTTCCTGTTTGGCCTCGTGTTCTGGACCATCGGCATTCTGACCCTGGGTTTAGGCCTGCTGCTGCTGTGGCCGGTCTGGATTCTGTGGTACCTGCTGCAGCTGATCCCGATGGTACTGGCGGTCAAGGCGACCCTCGAGGGCTATACCTACACCTACCCGCTCACCATCGCCTTTCTGAAGTGACCTGAGGAAACTCCGGTTGTCTGCCCCCAAGCAGCCGTGCTACCCTCGCCCCATGCCAACTGTCCACCGTCTCGCGCTGCGTCCCCGGGGAGTGCAGCGTCCGTGAGCCGCCGCAAGCCCGATCCCACCGAGCACCACGAGCGCTTTCAACAGCGCAAGCGCGAACCCAAGCCGATCCGCGGCGTGGGCAAGCTGCAGCAGGGCAACACGGAGGGGCCGCGCTTCGAGGACCGGGGATTGCAGCGCCTGCACGAGGCCGGTTACTTCAACGACCTCGAGTACGAGGTGCGCAGCGGCAAGGAGGCCACCGTGTACGTGGTGAGCGGCCAGCGTGGACTGCTGGCCGCCAAGGTGTACACCGACGAGCGCCTGCGCGCCTTCAAGAACGCCCACGAGTACGGCGAGGGCCGCTACGTGGCCGACTCGAGGGTGCAGCGCGCCCTGCGCGAGCGCTCCAAGACCGGGGTCAGCAAGGAGCAGGCGCTGTGGATCGGCGAGGAGTTCATGCAGATGCGCGCCCTGCGCGAGGCAGGCGTTCCGGTGCCCGAGGCGGTTGACCTGGCGGGCCGGGTGATCCTGATGCAGTTCATCGGGGACGAAGACGGCCCGGCTCCGCGCGTGGCGGATGCCGACCTCAGTTCCGAGCAGGCCGAGGCGGCCCTCGAGGAGGCCATCGAGGCGATGAGCCGCATGCTGCGCGCCGGGCGCATTCACGGGGACTTCTCGGCCTTTAACCTGCTGTGGTGGCAAGACCACGTGGTGGTGATCGACTTTCCGCAGGTCGTAGACGCCGAGCG
Protein-coding regions in this window:
- a CDS encoding ABC transporter ATP-binding protein, which codes for MLNMNDRQGRELSSEVDVDLRGIRKDFDGQPALRGIDLEIRRGEFFSLLGPSGCGKTTLLRILAGFEQADTGTVRIRGKDVSQLPPNRRNVNTVFQSYALFPHMSVEDNVAFGLRMRGVPRAQQLSRVRAALELVEIEPLRTRMPAELSGGQRQRVALARALVNEPEVLLLDEPLSALDARLRKSLQVQLMNLQQRLGITFIFVTHDQEEALVTSDRIAVMRAGRIEQIGPAHEVYENPRTSFVAEFLGSSNFLEATTAEGRRVRSPLGELELLEAPARSGELLLTVRPEKIQLSSSGFGSAPNQLPATVTDVIYTGEMDKYVLDIAGHTVYASDINADKEDEGWEVGSRLIAHLPPRSLVVLEGGRAGAAEAML
- a CDS encoding polyamine ABC transporter substrate-binding protein, with product MKRPKLKWGLAALLLASLAGAQSPKPQADDRTLYLYIWSEYIDDAIVEDFEKKFGVNVVIDLYESNEDMLAKLLGGGVSQYDLVVPSDYAIPAMIQQKLLAPLEHHKLPNFKNLDPKFVNPPFDPGNRYSIPYQWGTQGLAYRADLVQDLPRSWGVLFDPELQQGPFVLNDTMRDTMGSAAIYLGYSVNTTDPDELRDIERLLRATTPRAHSFVGGVGGKNQLLAGVATVAMVYAGDALKAAEENENIRYFVPDEGGIVWVDNIAITAGARHKDLAHAFINYLLEADVGARLSEYNWYASPNRASLPLIDPELREDESVFPSPELMKKLQFQEDIGKQRRLWDTVWTNIKN
- a CDS encoding RIO1 family regulatory kinase/ATPase, which codes for MSRRKPDPTEHHERFQQRKREPKPIRGVGKLQQGNTEGPRFEDRGLQRLHEAGYFNDLEYEVRSGKEATVYVVSGQRGLLAAKVYTDERLRAFKNAHEYGEGRYVADSRVQRALRERSKTGVSKEQALWIGEEFMQMRALREAGVPVPEAVDLAGRVILMQFIGDEDGPAPRVADADLSSEQAEAALEEAIEAMSRMLRAGRIHGDFSAFNLLWWQDHVVVIDFPQVVDAERHPRAEEFLERDARSLAMSFKRFGLNPEPGALLAEVRRRAREKPAS
- the rnhA gene encoding ribonuclease HI, yielding MTTLPSQSVAGCIQPPVPPQGQTVWLYSDGACDTTKGHGGWATILRYGDRELELSGHESGTTNNRMELMGLIAGLRALKRPCTVLVVTDSQYLRKAFTDRWILNWQQNGWKTASKEPVKNQDLWEELIELARKHALHFVWVRGHSGHAYNERVDKLAVQERLKLRK
- a CDS encoding DUF4870 domain-containing protein, yielding MNEPYRIEPEDRTMVIINHLSPLLVWIFPAIPVGNVIGALGAWLLTRDRSPVVDLQGKQVVNFQLSLTLYFFLFGLVFWTIGILTLGLGLLLLWPVWILWYLLQLIPMVLAVKATLEGYTYTYPLTIAFLK
- a CDS encoding ABC transporter permease subunit, producing MRRTSTGLKLLTALVFVFLYLPLGAVALFSFNDSQYSVAWQGFTTRWYGEMLQNEAILNAVGNTVVLAVSSTVIATLLGTLLAFGLARYRFRAKPLVQSALFLPIITPDIVIALSLLLFYKFVRQYTGLFELGMTTMIIAHVTFQVAFVTVVVRSRLALLDPALEEAARDLYASSWQNFRYVTLPLMTPGILAGALLAFTLSVDDFVISFFTSGTGSTTLPILIYTSVRRGITPDINAISTVIIAVTIVLVFAANYAASRRKPA
- a CDS encoding HU family DNA-binding protein, translating into MADKIAKTQLIDLVADKTNLSKKQASEAVSAVLDSIVEALRKGQSVGLPGLGTFSVTETKERSGVRPGTTDRITIPAGKKIRFKVATTLKGEL
- a CDS encoding methyltransferase, whose amino-acid sequence is MNTTLHVPGGGDLELRRYPLRRNEQLQAWDSADELILQHLQPVDLEGRRVLILNDAFGALSCALRDFDVTTYTDSFVGMQAIGLNLQRNPGQGAVRLIHDLSDLSGTYDLVLLRPPKNLSFLEDLLCRLSSHLHPASRLVCGVMVKHQSRGAFELIGRIIGETRTSLAHKKARLIFADFQREPTASPHPRSVSLEGFDLPFVHHSNLFSREKLDIGTRFFLEHLPAGNFETILDLGCANGAVGVRAKQQNPAARVIFSDDSYMAVLSARANFARHFPGDPAGADFVWTNCYEDGPPQSLDLVLCNPPFHQGTTVGDFIARQMFSDAHRALRPGGLLRVIGNAHLGYPQELRRIFGNGHVIATNPKFLIVDARKR
- a CDS encoding ABC transporter permease subunit, producing MRPRAQTRSVLLTVGPAIGWIGLFLVIPGVVLLLYSFLSIDDIGRVVPPLTLENYGRLIAWGPLGINFVYWEILGRSLWVALVTTVLCVLLAFPVAFFIAAQRPSARPLWLTLLVIPFWTNLVIRAYAWMFLLAPSSPITQAAAALGLVERGAALYPSDFAVYIGMVSTFLPFMALPLYTAVERIDWSLAEAAADLYAGRWQAFWAAVFPQTVPGLVAGVILVTIPATGMFVVSDLLGGGKTMLLGNVIQQEFGTSNDYPFGAALSFLVMGLTLLGLGLYARIAGRRALSGVGDLL